The Vibrio tubiashii ATCC 19109 genome has a segment encoding these proteins:
- the tssB gene encoding type VI secretion system contractile sheath small subunit, producing the protein MALNSQHKRVSKNRVSITYDVETNGAVETKELPFVVGVIGDYSGHKQDKEDVEERTFYNVDKDNFDNVMKRVGPELSLKVDNVLADDDSQFEANLQFNSMKDFEPEAIVEQVEPLKKLVETRNQLKVLLSKADRSRDLEKLLKEVLQSADTINALSEELGINKEGAE; encoded by the coding sequence GTGGCACTTAATTCCCAACACAAACGCGTAAGTAAGAACCGCGTAAGTATTACTTACGATGTGGAAACTAATGGCGCTGTAGAAACCAAAGAACTCCCATTTGTTGTTGGGGTAATTGGTGACTACTCGGGTCATAAGCAAGATAAAGAAGATGTTGAAGAGCGCACGTTTTACAACGTCGACAAAGACAACTTCGACAATGTCATGAAGCGCGTCGGCCCAGAATTGAGCCTAAAAGTTGACAACGTACTGGCTGACGATGATAGCCAGTTTGAAGCCAACCTACAGTTTAACTCAATGAAAGACTTCGAACCGGAAGCTATTGTTGAGCAAGTAGAACCACTGAAAAAACTTGTAGAGACACGTAATCAGCTTAAGGTTCTGCTTTCAAAAGCTGACCGCTCTCGTGACCTAGAAAAGCTACTTAAAGAAGTTCTTCAAAGCGCTGACACAATCAACGCACTTT
- a CDS encoding Hcp family type VI secretion system effector — MASIFMRIDGTKPKGAATVEKIGGKDGFFAIDTITWNAVRGVGIDVGNANNADQGMVALGEVNVTRGCDGATPHLTTFLYAPGGEGKTVEIVMTKPNREGSGADPYLILTLKAARMSSYNMAASDGTLPNESFSLTYTEISKAYYIEGEGGKIEKGPEVGFDATAAKVTSTAA, encoded by the coding sequence ATGGCTTCTATTTTCATGAGAATCGACGGTACAAAACCTAAAGGCGCTGCAACAGTAGAAAAGATTGGTGGTAAAGATGGCTTCTTCGCTATCGACACTATCACTTGGAATGCTGTACGTGGTGTAGGCATTGATGTCGGTAATGCTAACAACGCAGACCAAGGTATGGTTGCACTAGGTGAAGTAAACGTGACACGTGGATGTGACGGTGCAACTCCTCACCTAACAACATTCCTATACGCACCAGGTGGTGAAGGTAAAACTGTTGAGATCGTAATGACTAAGCCTAACCGTGAAGGTTCTGGTGCTGATCCATACCTAATCCTAACACTTAAAGCTGCTCGTATGTCTAGCTACAACATGGCTGCATCAGACGGCACACTACCAAACGAATCATTCAGCCTGACGTACACTGAAATTTCTAAAGCGTACTACATCGAAGGCGAAGGCGGTAAGATCGAGAAAGGCCCTGAAGTTGGCTTCGATGCAACTGCAGCTAAAGTGACTTCGACTGCAGCGTAA
- a CDS encoding type VI secretion system protein TssA yields MVDIAHLLAPISEESPTGNYLKLDRSIYRALRNSYNAAQSSFRQLIETPDASSDEALLEANESNWTQLRNSTLEALTQSTKDLELLGWYISSQLFTTQPYQNLADSTKVLKSFIEEFWGNLHPTLPDNKIKSDDEQGKLREIADFRIKPLLQLVGESNDSTALFMPLQLIGLIDDITFGDYLRAERSGELEELKKKAQQLFNSDVEQTVLLLSDAYQNFTEAELAIAKECQQVGVTPISFRFAKANLADSINAIRFLTEDKFAFWPLGDDYLPRKEEVTETQQIESPAQVNSAPAESAQTVSTEASSITAQVAPQVTSTTVVAQIPVSAGQIASRDQAFQELRKISEFFKQTEPHSPISFLLERAIRWGYMSLPELMQEMTGGNSGVIQQINQLTGMDNLVQLDLSDKTLTTSSNVIPTAAASNGAAAPTNQTSPVEIPTQEKTDTNQSSQTEASSTESSGNLNDFEW; encoded by the coding sequence TACGTAACAGCTATAATGCCGCGCAATCTTCGTTCCGGCAGCTTATCGAAACACCTGATGCTTCTAGCGATGAGGCGTTGTTAGAAGCCAATGAATCGAACTGGACTCAACTGCGTAACAGCACATTAGAAGCACTCACTCAATCAACCAAAGATTTAGAGTTGCTTGGCTGGTATATATCAAGCCAACTGTTTACCACGCAGCCTTATCAGAACCTAGCTGACTCAACTAAAGTACTAAAAAGCTTCATCGAAGAATTTTGGGGCAACCTGCACCCTACTCTTCCAGACAACAAAATTAAGAGCGACGATGAACAAGGTAAGCTAAGAGAGATCGCAGATTTTCGTATCAAGCCATTGTTACAACTGGTAGGTGAAAGCAACGACTCAACAGCCCTGTTTATGCCTCTACAGCTTATCGGTCTGATTGATGACATTACTTTTGGTGATTATTTAAGAGCAGAACGCTCTGGTGAGCTTGAAGAGCTCAAGAAAAAAGCCCAACAGCTATTCAATAGTGACGTCGAGCAAACAGTACTTTTGCTTTCTGATGCCTATCAGAACTTTACTGAAGCGGAACTCGCCATTGCCAAAGAGTGTCAACAAGTCGGTGTGACACCAATTAGCTTCCGTTTTGCTAAAGCTAATCTTGCTGATTCAATCAATGCAATCCGCTTTCTTACAGAAGACAAGTTCGCTTTCTGGCCGTTAGGTGATGACTACCTACCTCGTAAAGAAGAGGTAACTGAGACGCAACAGATAGAGAGCCCTGCTCAAGTCAATAGCGCACCTGCCGAAAGTGCTCAGACGGTATCAACTGAAGCTTCCAGTATTACTGCTCAGGTTGCGCCTCAAGTAACTTCAACAACTGTTGTTGCGCAGATACCAGTAAGTGCAGGCCAGATCGCTAGCCGAGACCAAGCTTTTCAGGAACTGAGAAAGATCTCTGAGTTTTTCAAACAAACTGAGCCACATAGCCCAATTTCGTTCTTGCTAGAAAGAGCAATACGCTGGGGTTACATGAGCCTGCCTGAACTCATGCAAGAGATGACAGGCGGCAATAGCGGCGTAATACAACAAATTAATCAATTAACGGGGATGGATAACTTAGTTCAACTTGATCTGAGCGATAAAACGTTAACAACCTCTTCTAACGTTATTCCAACCGCAGCTGCTTCAAATGGGGCAGCTGCACCTACTAATCAGACTTCTCCTGTAGAAATACCAACTCAGGAAAAGACCGATACTAATCAATCATCACAAACTGAAGCAAGCTCCACTGAATCATCAGGTAATCTGAATGACTTCGAGTGGTAA